One window of the Raphanus sativus cultivar WK10039 unplaced genomic scaffold, ASM80110v3 Scaffold3485, whole genome shotgun sequence genome contains the following:
- the LOC130506636 gene encoding calcium-transporting ATPase 2, plasma membrane-type-like: protein MESYLNQNFDVKAKHSSEEALEKWRNLCGVVKNPKRRFRFTANLSKRYEAAAMRRTNQEKLRIAVLVSKAAFQFISGELLITCS, encoded by the exons ATGGAGAGTTACCTGAACCAAAACTTCGATGTGAAGGCGAAGCATTCCTCCGAGGAAGCTCTTGAGAAATGGCGCAATCTCTGCGGCGTCGTCAAGAATCCCAAACGCCGTTTTCGCTTCACCGCCAATCTCTCCAAACGTTACGAAGCCGCTGCCATGCGCCGCACCAACCAG GAGAAGCTAAGAATCGCAGTTCTCGTCTCAAAAGCTGCCTTTCAATTCATCTCTGGTGAGCTTCTTATTACATGTTCAAA